Genomic segment of Rhodococcus sp. W8901:
CGGGCATTCGCGTCGATCGCGTGCACGAACCCGACGTCGAACTCGGAGCCGTGGCTGCCGACCAGCTGGACCTCGGCGGGCAGCCGGGACAGCGTCGCGAGGTCCTTGAGCGCGCGACCCGAGATCACGGCGGCCGTGGTGGCGGCCAGTCCGGCCAGCGCACGCAGGGCCCGGACGGACTCGGCGTGGGGGTACGCCTTCTCCGGATCCGAGACGATGGGCGCCATCGTGCCGTCGTAGTCGGACGCCACCAACAGGCGGGGTGTCCGTGCCACGGTGGCCAGGGCTCGGCGGAGTTCGATCGGCAGATCCAGAGCGCTCACAGGTTCAAACCTAAGCGATTACGGGCGCGCTGGCGCGCCGCCCTCGAAGTGCCGGCTGCCACACCGGGTCACACGGGTGTCCGGGACCCGTCGCCGAGGAGCAGTTCGACGGTCAGTTCCAGGCGCTTCGCGACGTCGGTGGCCGACGAGCGACGGGTGAGCCAGGCCACCAGATTCGACAGCCACACGTCGCTTATGACGCGGGAGATTGCGAGCTCGTCCTCGGTGGGTTCGCCGTCGGTCATGGCCCGCGCGAACAGCGTGTCCATGAGCTTGCCGACCTGGTCCACCTCGGCGGCCGCCGAGGCGTCGGCGAACATGAACGCCCGGGTCATGGCCTCGGTGAGGAGGGGGTCGCGCTGCATCGCCTTGGTGATCTGGCCGAGAATGAGCTGCATCCGCTCGAGCGGGCTGCGGCCCGGGGGGATCTTGCCCTTGGACTCGATCCGCTCGAACTCACGCGCGAGGGCGGACACCAGCAGGTGCACCTTCGACGGGAAGTATCGGTAAAGGGTGCCCACCGCGACGTCGGCGCGTTCGGCGACGGCACGCATCTGCACGGCCTCGTAGCCACCCTTGGAAGCGAGTGCGAGGGTCGCATCGAGGATCCTCTTGCGGCGCTCGCGCTGAGCGTTGGAGCTGAGATCGTCCTCGCTGAGGGTCGTGACCGTGCCCCCTGTAGAACGGGATCGGGATGAGGTGGTCATCGACAGTTTCCTTCACGCCTTGACTCTTGACGGCCGAGCATATTAGAACACGTTCTAGATGAAAATGTCATCTATGAGAGGCGGGTAGACGTTGTGACAATCGCCACCACCGACGAGCAGAGGGCCGTCCAGGAGTCGATTCAGGCGTGGGCCCGCTCCGCGGCCCCACTGACCATTTTACGTGAAGGACCTGCGGATTTCTGGCGTCGTACGTGGCCCTCGGTGGCATCCCTGGGGCTGTTCGCCGTGGGTGTTCCGGAGTCCGTCGGTGGGGTCGGCGGACAGGTGGTCGACCTGGCCGCGATGTTGGAGCAGGCGGCCACGGAACTGGTGGGCGGTCCTGTTCTACCGACCGCGCTCGCGGGGCTGGTCCTCGGGCGCGCCGACGGCGCCGTGGCGAAGCAGTGGGCCGCGCAGATCGCCGAGGGCGAGTTGCCGTGTGCGGTCGTCGTCGACGGTCCCGCGGTCTCCGCGGTCCCGGACGCCGACGGCGGTCTGGTCCTGACCGGCGACGCCGGGAACGCGCTGGGCGGCGAGCCGGGTGTCGCGGTGCTGGTGTCGGCGCGTTCCGGCGACTCCGCCGACGGCACCGTGTGGTGCCTCGTCGACGGCGAGGCGCCGGGACTGACCGTCGAGCCGCTCGACATCCTCGACAAGAGCCGCGGCACCGCCCGGGTCCGTTGTGAGGGTGTGGCTGTCTCCGCCGATCGCATCGTCAGCGGTGTCGCTCCGGGACTGGTGCGCGACCTCGCCGCGACCCTCGCGGCCGCCGAGGCCGCCGGCGTCGCGGGCTGGAGCCTGCGGACCGCGGTCGACTACGCGAAGATCCGCGAACAGTTCGGCAAGCCGATCGGCTCCTTCCAGGCGATCAAGCACCTGTGCGCCGAGATGCTGTGCCGTGTCGAGCAGGCGCGCGCGGTCGCGTGGGACGCGGCCGTCGCCGCCGAGGACGCCCTGCCGGACCCGGACACGGGCGGCGCCGGAACCTCGGAACTGCCGATCGCGGCCGCGGTCGCGGCGTCGATCGCGCTCGACGCCGCGGTGCAGACGGCCAAGGACTGCATCCAGGTCCTCGGCGGCATCGGGTTCACGTGGGAGCACGACGCGCACTTCTACCTGCGGCGTGCGGTCTCGCTCAAGCAGATCCTCGGCGGCAGCAACGTGTGGCGCGCGCGGGTCGCGGTCCTGACGCGGGAGGGCGCCCGCCGGCACCTCACGATCGACCTGTCCGAGCTCGATCCGCAGGCCGAGTCGGGGCGCGCCGCGATCCGCGACGAGGTGACCGCGCTGGCCGCCGTCCCGGAGTCGGAGCGTCGGGTGGCGCTCGCCGAGTCGGGCTACGCGGCACCGCACTGGCCGCGCCCGTACGGACGCGGCGCGTCGGCGGCCCAGCAGATCCTCATCGGCGAGGAGATGGCCGCGGCCGGCATCGAACGCCCCGACCTCGTGATCGGCTGGTGGGCCGTGCCGACGGTTCTCGAGCACGGGAGCCCCGAGCAGATCGAGCGGTTCGCACTGCCGACGTTGCGCGGTGAGATCACGTGGTGCCAGCTGTTCAGCGAGCCCGGTGCGGGATCGGACCTGGCGTCACTGCGGACGACGGCCGAGAAGGTCGACGGCGGCT
This window contains:
- the kstR gene encoding cholesterol catabolism transcriptional regulator KstR, with amino-acid sequence MTTSSRSRSTGGTVTTLSEDDLSSNAQRERRKRILDATLALASKGGYEAVQMRAVAERADVAVGTLYRYFPSKVHLLVSALAREFERIESKGKIPPGRSPLERMQLILGQITKAMQRDPLLTEAMTRAFMFADASAAAEVDQVGKLMDTLFARAMTDGEPTEDELAISRVISDVWLSNLVAWLTRRSSATDVAKRLELTVELLLGDGSRTPV
- a CDS encoding acyl-CoA dehydrogenase — translated: MTIATTDEQRAVQESIQAWARSAAPLTILREGPADFWRRTWPSVASLGLFAVGVPESVGGVGGQVVDLAAMLEQAATELVGGPVLPTALAGLVLGRADGAVAKQWAAQIAEGELPCAVVVDGPAVSAVPDADGGLVLTGDAGNALGGEPGVAVLVSARSGDSADGTVWCLVDGEAPGLTVEPLDILDKSRGTARVRCEGVAVSADRIVSGVAPGLVRDLAATLAAAEAAGVAGWSLRTAVDYAKIREQFGKPIGSFQAIKHLCAEMLCRVEQARAVAWDAAVAAEDALPDPDTGGAGTSELPIAAAVAASIALDAAVQTAKDCIQVLGGIGFTWEHDAHFYLRRAVSLKQILGGSNVWRARVAVLTREGARRHLTIDLSELDPQAESGRAAIRDEVTALAAVPESERRVALAESGYAAPHWPRPYGRGASAAQQILIGEEMAAAGIERPDLVIGWWAVPTVLEHGSPEQIERFALPTLRGEITWCQLFSEPGAGSDLASLRTTAEKVDGGWKLNGQKVWTSLAREADWAICLARTDKDAPKHKGITYFVLDMRTAGINISPLREITGDALFNEVFLDDVFVPDDCVVGQVNGGWKLARTTLANERVAMSGGSSLGKAVEELLELAGDPDPVTADHLGALIAEALVGSLLELRTTLRQLDGQDPGPASSVRKLVGVRNRQAVAEFAVELAGEAGWVEGPLTREFLNTRCLSIAGGTTQILLTVAAERLLGLPRD